A region of the Roseobacter denitrificans OCh 114 genome:
CTACATAGAGCGCGCGCGCATCTTCACGCCAGGGCACCACGCCAAAGCGCAGACAGAGCGAAGCAGGCAAGCGGTTCGCCATCTCCATTTCAGGAGGGTCCAGTTCCAGATCGGCACCCTCTGCCCGTGCCTGTGCGGCCAGCGCGCTCAACACATCCTTTTTGTTGATCAACCCTTCGGAGATCATGATGTCGCCCAAGGGCGCATCGATGCGACGTTGCAAGTTCAACGCATGGGTCAGATCATTTGATGCGATCTTGCCCTGATCTAGCAGCACCCGGCCAATGGGCGGGTGTGTTACCGGGGGCGCGTTGGACTTGTTGTCAGACAAACGCAGGTGAACGTCATTCATCGTCGATTGCCTTGCATCGTTGGTGGACGATGCAATCTTGCAGATCGCGGTTAATGAACTGTTAAACCTGCATTATTCAACTTAAGAGAGTGCCTTTGATGCGACCTATGCGGCTCGCTCCGCCATCGCTTTGGCGAAACGTTCGAACAGGTAATAGCTGTCCTGCGGACCCGGGCTTGCCTCGGGGTGGTGTTGCACGGACCAAACGGGCCGCCCATCCACGCGAATCCCACAATTGGACCCGTCAAACAGCGATGTATGCGTCTCGATGACCCTATCAGGCAGGGTTTGCGCATCCACCGCAAAACCGTGATTCATCGAGGTGATTTCCACCTTCCCGGTATCGTGATCCTTGACCGGATGGTTGGCCCCGTGATGTCCGTGGTTCATCTTGATGGTTTGCGCACCAAGTGCGAGGGCAAGCATCTGATGGCCAAGGCAAATTCCAAAGACCGGAAGGTCCGTGTTGTCCAGAACACCGCGAATCATGGGCACGGCATATGCGCCGGTCGCCGCCGGATCCCCCGGCCCGTTGGACAGAAAAACACCATCCGGGTTATGCGCGAGCACATCCTCATAAGTTGCGGTTGCCGGCAGCACGGTCACATCGCAGCCAGCACTTGCAAGGCAGCGCAGGATGTTGCGCTTGGCGCCGTAATCAACCGCGACAACCTTGTGCTTGGGGTCGGTCTGCGGGCTGTAGCCTTCGGGCCAGGCCCACCGCATTTCATTCCAGTGGTAGGATTGCGCGCAGGTCACTTCCTTTGCAAGGTCGAGACCTTCCAGCCCGCTGAAGCCGCGCGCTGCTGCCACCAGCGCTTCAACATCGAAATTGCCGTCCGGATCATGTGTCAGAGCCACATGCGGTGCGCCGGATTGACGGATCGCGCGCGTCAGACGCCGCGTGTCGACACCGCCTATGGCAATGCGTCCTCGGGCCGTCAACCAGTCATCAATATGCTGAATGGCCCGCCAGTTCGACGGCTCCGTCGGCATCCATTTCACAACCATCCCCGCCGCGAAAGGATCAGCCGTTTCATCATCCTGCGGGTTCACGCCCACGTTGCCGATGTGCGGAAAGGTGAATGTGACGATCTGCCCGGCATAGGACGGGTCTGTCATGATTTCCTGATAGCCGGTCATGGCCGTGTTGAAGCAGAGCTCAGCCACGGTCTGGCCCGTTGCGCCAAATCCCATCCCGTAAAACAGAGTGCCATCCGCAAGCGCCAGACAGGCGGTAGGACGGTCGGTTGCAGGGACAGTCATGGGATGTCCTTTCCGGAAAGGGGAGCCAGCAAAATCTGGCGATACCTAGACGGGCAGGCAGATCGGGTCAAGCGGATTGGCACCTGCTGGCCGCACGTTTGATGCGAACGACATGACGCAGCGACGGGTGTTGCGGCGCCGCCGGGCTTTGGGTAATGTCTGCGACTTACCGCGCCTTTCCTGCAACCGGATTACTGGCGCAGGACAGTCAAAAAGGAATGTGAGCGATGGACTTGCGCACGAAGGTTTCGACCGCGTTGAAACAGGCGATGAAAGACAAGGCAGCGGATCGTCTGTCGACGCTGCGCCTTATCAACGCGGCAATCAAGGACAAGGATATTGCCGCGCGCGCTGTCGGCAATGACGAGGGCGTGGGCGATGCAGAAGTTCTCGCGATCCTTGGGAAAATGTCAAAACAGCGTCTCGAAAGCGCGCGCGCCTACGAAGAGGGCGGGCGCCTTGACCTCGCAGAGCGGGAACGTCAGGAAGTCACGGTTATCGAGGAATTCTTGCCGCAACAGCTGTCCGACGAAGAGGCTGCCGCGGCTGTGGATGCGGCGATTGCCGAGATAGGAGCCGAAAGTATCCGTGACATGGGCAAGGTCATGGGCGCGCTCAAGGCCAAGTACACTGGCCAGATGGATTTCGGGAAGATTGGCCCGACTGTCAAAGAGCGTTTGAGCTGATCAGCTTTTTATCCGAGATGGTCGAACCCCCACGATCTGCTTTGCGCGGCGCAGCAGCTTTTTACAGGGTAACGGCTTGATCTGTGCGTGTACAGGTTTCGGGCTGGACTCTGGATCCCACCGCCCCAGACGCAGCCGCAACAGTGTGTATTCGTCGTAGGAATACATAAACACCCCCTCGCTTTTTCACCTTGGTCGCACAAGCCTGCTGACAGCACGCTGTCAGCAGCGGATGATAAGGTGTCAGCAACGAAGAGAAGGGTGCACCATGGCCAGATCTGATCGCCTGTTCGAAATTATCCAGCTGTTGCGGGCAGCGCCGCGCCCCATGACGGCGGACGTGCTGGCCGACTGTCTGGAAGTGTCCAAGCGGACGGTTTACCGTGACATAGCGACCTTGCAAGCGCGCCAGACGCCCATCGATGGCGCCCCCGGTATCGGGTACATGATGCGCGCAGGCTATGATTTGCCGCCACTGAATTTTGATGCGGAGGAAATAGATGCGCTGCGGGTGGGGCTGGCGATGCTCGTGCGTACCGGGGACAGTGGGCTTGAGGCTGCGGCCGGGAGCATTCGCCAGAAGGTTGATGCGCTTCATGGTCCTGCGGACTGGCTGCAGGTCTCCCCATGGGGTGCACCGCGCGATGATCCGGCGAAAGGCTGCGTGTCGATCGCGTCGCTGCGATCGGCCATTCGTGATGCGACGAAGCTAAAGATCACCTATCGCAGCGCAGATGGCACGGAATCGCTCCGGGTCATTCGCCCGCTGGCGCTGATCTATCATCTGGAATGCGTGATGGTGGCGGGGTGGTGTGAACTGCGAACAGGGTTCCGGCATTTCCGGACGGACCGGATTTATGCATGCGTTGTTCTTGAGGATCGCTTTGCGGAACAATCCGTTTTGCTGCGCCAGCTTTGGGGCGAGGAAAACCAGTGGGGCACGCCTGACGTGTCTGACGAAGTATCGCACCCAACCCGCGCGCCTTAACACGTTGAAGTAATTCAGTTTCGACAGGACCCGTGGATCATACCTTCCACATGTTTCTTTAGCGGCGCCATGCGCGTTGCAGCTCATCATAGAGTGCGACGCGTTCCTCTTCGCTGAGAAAAGCGCCGATTTCCACCTCGCGCCCCATGCCTTTGAGGGTCACGTAATGCGGGATCGGTCCGTCCTTTTCGTATTTGGTGATGGTGGTCCAATAGCGGTTGCAGTCCCATTCCCGCGTGGCACCTGTGGGCTCTGTGCGGATCAGGCGCGCCTCTTCGTCGTTGAGGGTCAGAACCTCGACGATGTTACGGGCTTTGCGGTTGCGTTGCAGGGCATGATAGATGCCCCAGACAGCCAGTAAAACAAAGGGGAGCAGGCCCCATAACACCGGGGAGCCGAGCATCGTCACCACGGGAATCAGGATCATCGCGAAAGTGGCCAGCACAAAGGCGGCCATGCCTTGTGGGGGCAGAGAGTTATGAGGCCACAGACGCAGGGTCTGGGGGGTCTCACCGGGCTGTGAAATCCATTGATAGGGCATGGTCGGTCGTTGATCTGGTTGCGGCTACATGGACGTTTACCGCAGGGTCAGGGCGGGGTGCAATGCGGCACGCGGACCACAGGCGCACGACGTGGTTTTTTGCCGATTTTGCAGGCACCGCGCAGCGCCGTCAGGTGGGCAAAACGCTCTGTCGGTATGACGTCGGTATCACGTCGGTATTGCGTCGGTGCTTGCGCAAAACCGGTTGTGGGCTTTCAGCGGCCCGCCTCGGATGATCCCGAACGCGAAAAAGCCCCGACGGTGCGGGGCTTTTCCTGAGTGTTTCAGACGCGCGCCTTAGTGGCTGTGCTGCTTGTCCCAGTCTTCCTGCTTTGGAAGCTGCTCGAACGTGTGCTCGGGCGGTGGGGAGGGCAGGGTCCATTCCAGCGTGTCGGCGTATTCGTTCCATGGGTTCGCCTCGGTGCATTTCTTGCCGTAGCGCAGGGCATAGGCCATGACGCCAAAGAAGAAAAGGAAGGAGGCAAAGGACAGGAACGCGCCCCAGCTTGACCACAGGTTCCAGTAGGCGAAAGCCTCAGGATAGTCGATGTAGCGACGTGGCATGCCCTGACGGCCCAGGAAGTGCTGCGGGAAGAAGGTCAGGTTTGCCCCGATGAACATCGTCCAGAAGTGCAGCTTGCCGGCCCATTCGGGATACATCTTGCCCGTCATCTTGGGGAAGTAGAAGTAGATCCCGGCGAAGATGGCAAAGACGGCCCCGAGCGACATCACATAGTGGAAGTGCGCCACAACGTAATAGGTGTCATGATAGTAGCGGTCCACGGCGGCCTGCGACAGCACGATGCCGGTCACACCGCCCACGGTGAAGAGGAAGAGGAAACCAAAGGCCCAGAGCATGGGCGTTTTGAATTCCACCGATCCGCCCCACATGGTCGCGATCCAGCTGAAGACCTTGACCCCTGTGGGCACCGCGATGACCATCGTGGCCAGCATGAAATAGGCCTGCTGGTTGAGCGACATGCCCACGGTGTACATGTGGTGCGCCCAGACGACGAAGCCCAAAGCACCGATGGCGATGATCGCCCAGACCATCGGCAGGTAGCCGAAGATCGGTTTGCGCGCGAAGGTCGCGATCACATGGGAGATGATGCCAAAGCCGGGCAGAATGATGATGTAGACCTCCGGGTGGCCAAAGAACCACAGGATGTGCTGGTAGAGCACGGGGTCGCCCCCGCCTGCGGGATCAAAGAAGGTAAAGCCGAAGTTACGGTCCATCAGCAACATGGTGATCGCGCCCGCCAGAACCGGCAGGGACAGCAGGATCAACCAGCTTGTGACAAAGATCGACCATGAGAACAGCGGCACCTTGAACAGGGTCATGCCGGGGGCACGCATGTTCAGGAAAGTCGTGATCATGTTGATCGCGCCAAGGATCGAAGAGGCTCCCGAGACGTGAACCGCGAAGATCGCGAGGTCCATCGAATAGCCGCCCTCATTCGTGGAGAGCGGTGGGTAGAGCACCCAGCCCACGCCAGAACCCGACTGGTCATTGCCACCCGGTGCAAGGACGGAACAGATCGCCAAGGCGGTGCCCGCAACATACATCCAGAAGCTGAGGTTGTTCATCCGCGGGAAGGCCATATCCGGCGCGCCGATCTGCAACGGCATGAAATAGTTGCCAAATCCGCCGAAAAGCGCCGGAATGACAACAAAGAACATCATTAGGATACCGTGACCGGTGATCAAAACATTCCAAAGGTGTCCGTTGGGTGTACAGAGCGCATCGCTGGCGAACATCCGTGCGCCTTCCATACACATGTACTGAACGCCCGGCTCCATCAGCTCGAGGCGCATGTAGACGGTAAAGGCAACTGATACGAATCCGACGAACGCGGATGTGATCAGATAGAGAATACCGATATCTTTGTGGTTTGTGGACATGAACCAGCGGGTGAAAAACCCGCGCTCATCTTGATGGTCGTGCCCGTGAATGGCTGCGTCTGCCATGCGGTGCCTCCTGATTGTGTGTTGCTCCAGGCCGGGGTTCCCGTTCCGACCGTAGATTCACAACGGTTTTAGAGTGTGTTGTGCCAAGGAGCAATGATCCTAATGCCGCACGTGTAAGATAAAATGAAAATTTCTCTGTCTGCGGAAACGGGTGCCGACGACATCATTCGCATTTGTCTCAATACCGGCGGTTAAATCTGTGGATGCGTCACGAGTGGAGGCGGGGTTTAACCCGCTATTTACCGGCGCGGTGTCATTGTTAACGCAGCGTTTGGCAAGGCGGGGATGATAGAGGATGATAACCATGGCATTGGGACGGATCCCCTGGCAGTCTCAGACATCCGGCGTCATTGATGCGGACAGTCTGGAATTCTTACGCCAGGTCGCGGCCCTGGTGCCGGGTATCATCTATGTGTTCAATCACGAGACGATGAGCAACGAATATACCAACCGCTGCATCGCGGAGTTGCTTGGGTACTCGCCGGCGGACATCAAGGCGATGGGCGATGATCTGTTACCCACCATCATACATGATGATGATTTTGACCGCATCGCCGGATGATGATTTTGACCGCATCGCCGGCCATGTGGCCGAATTGCAGCACCTCGCCGATCATGAGCAGGCGGTTTGGGAATATCGCGCCATCGCGCGCGATGGACACGAGGTGTGGTTGCGTTCGATTGAAACGGTCTTCACCCGCGCGGCCGATGGGGGCGTGCTGCGCCACATCGGCGTTGCCTTTGATATTACTGCAGAGAAAAACGCCGAAGCGGTGCTGCGGCAGGCCAATGCGTCGCTGACGCAGCAGTTGGCCGATAGGGGCAATGCCGCGCAGCTATCAGGTGCGTAGTCTTGTGTGGCACGCGGCGTTTTCGGGTATGTTCATCTGCGGGCCTGGGCGCAGTTACGAATCGATCCACGGCGCCGGTTTCGGGACGCTGCCGAAGACCTTGGCGAATGCCTGCATCAGCGCGATATCGAGATCATGCATCGTCACGGGCAAACCCAGATCCACAAGGCTGGTGACCCCGTGCTCGGCAATGCCGCAGGGCACGATCCCGTTGA
Encoded here:
- a CDS encoding GatB/YqeY domain-containing protein: MDLRTKVSTALKQAMKDKAADRLSTLRLINAAIKDKDIAARAVGNDEGVGDAEVLAILGKMSKQRLESARAYEEGGRLDLAERERQEVTVIEEFLPQQLSDEEAAAAVDAAIAEIGAESIRDMGKVMGALKAKYTGQMDFGKIGPTVKERLS
- the ctaD gene encoding cytochrome c oxidase subunit I, giving the protein MADAAIHGHDHQDERGFFTRWFMSTNHKDIGILYLITSAFVGFVSVAFTVYMRLELMEPGVQYMCMEGARMFASDALCTPNGHLWNVLITGHGILMMFFVVIPALFGGFGNYFMPLQIGAPDMAFPRMNNLSFWMYVAGTALAICSVLAPGGNDQSGSGVGWVLYPPLSTNEGGYSMDLAIFAVHVSGASSILGAINMITTFLNMRAPGMTLFKVPLFSWSIFVTSWLILLSLPVLAGAITMLLMDRNFGFTFFDPAGGGDPVLYQHILWFFGHPEVYIIILPGFGIISHVIATFARKPIFGYLPMVWAIIAIGALGFVVWAHHMYTVGMSLNQQAYFMLATMVIAVPTGVKVFSWIATMWGGSVEFKTPMLWAFGFLFLFTVGGVTGIVLSQAAVDRYYHDTYYVVAHFHYVMSLGAVFAIFAGIYFYFPKMTGKMYPEWAGKLHFWTMFIGANLTFFPQHFLGRQGMPRRYIDYPEAFAYWNLWSSWGAFLSFASFLFFFGVMAYALRYGKKCTEANPWNEYADTLEWTLPSPPPEHTFEQLPKQEDWDKQHSH
- a CDS encoding PAS domain-containing protein, which translates into the protein MMMILTASPDDDFDRIAGHVAELQHLADHEQAVWEYRAIARDGHEVWLRSIETVFTRAADGGVLRHIGVAFDITAEKNAEAVLRQANASLTQQLADRGNAAQLSGA
- a CDS encoding DUF2244 domain-containing protein; this translates as MPYQWISQPGETPQTLRLWPHNSLPPQGMAAFVLATFAMILIPVVTMLGSPVLWGLLPFVLLAVWGIYHALQRNRKARNIVEVLTLNDEEARLIRTEPTGATREWDCNRYWTTITKYEKDGPIPHYVTLKGMGREVEIGAFLSEEERVALYDELQRAWRR
- the carA gene encoding glutamine-hydrolyzing carbamoyl-phosphate synthase small subunit; amino-acid sequence: MTVPATDRPTACLALADGTLFYGMGFGATGQTVAELCFNTAMTGYQEIMTDPSYAGQIVTFTFPHIGNVGVNPQDDETADPFAAGMVVKWMPTEPSNWRAIQHIDDWLTARGRIAIGGVDTRRLTRAIRQSGAPHVALTHDPDGNFDVEALVAAARGFSGLEGLDLAKEVTCAQSYHWNEMRWAWPEGYSPQTDPKHKVVAVDYGAKRNILRCLASAGCDVTVLPATATYEDVLAHNPDGVFLSNGPGDPAATGAYAVPMIRGVLDNTDLPVFGICLGHQMLALALGAQTIKMNHGHHGANHPVKDHDTGKVEITSMNHGFAVDAQTLPDRVIETHTSLFDGSNCGIRVDGRPVWSVQHHPEASPGPQDSYYLFERFAKAMAERAA
- a CDS encoding helix-turn-helix transcriptional regulator, giving the protein MARSDRLFEIIQLLRAAPRPMTADVLADCLEVSKRTVYRDIATLQARQTPIDGAPGIGYMMRAGYDLPPLNFDAEEIDALRVGLAMLVRTGDSGLEAAAGSIRQKVDALHGPADWLQVSPWGAPRDDPAKGCVSIASLRSAIRDATKLKITYRSADGTESLRVIRPLALIYHLECVMVAGWCELRTGFRHFRTDRIYACVVLEDRFAEQSVLLRQLWGEENQWGTPDVSDEVSHPTRAP